The sequence below is a genomic window from Clostridia bacterium.
CGACCAATACGATTGCGATAAGGGAAACTAATAATTTCTTCTTCATATCGGTTACCTCCTATTATGCCTTGACGAAGCTCAAGGTCATGGTACCACCGCAAGCGGTGCAATCTGCTTCGGTCAACGCAGAGGGCACGCTGATTTTGGCGTAGTAGGTGGTGGTGGTGTCGATGCCGGTCACGGAGATGCTGCCTGCACCGGTTTGGGTTTTGCCCGCCACGGCCGAAGTGCAAGCGGCGTCGGTGAACAACGCGACGGTCACGTCGTCGAGGTCTTGCTCACCCACGTTGGCCAAAGTGATGGTCAAAGTGCCGGTGTCGGTGACGCTCGTCGATTTGGTCACGTCGCATTGAATGGTGTACACCACGGGCGTACCGGGGTTGACAGTGATAGCCGTCTCGGAGCAGCTATCCAAGCTCAACTTCAAATAGGAGTCGGCGGTAAGAGTGCCCGTGATGGGGGTTGCGCTATTGTAACTGACGGCCAGAGCGGTGCCCGCGATGGCTACGCACAGTACAACGGCTACGATAAGTAATATCTTCTTCATTCAAAATCCTCCTTATAATTTGTACCCGCCCTCGCATGGTTGGGTAACTTACTCATATTATACTACGCGCGTGCGACGATTGCAATAGTCAATTTTTTGTTTTTTCGCCAAACAGTTCATTCGCCGAACAATGTGCGCGAATACCCCTGCAAAAACGGGGGGTTTTCGCTACCAAACGCCGAAAAGCATTAATATTTTTTTATCAAAAGCGGCGCACTTTTCGGGCGTGCGGCGCGTGTTCGTTCCCGTTGTGTTTTCTCTTGCCGTCCAACGCGGGGTACCGTCCCGTTCGATTCGTGCCTTAGGTTTTTTCGCCCCGTCGCGGGCGTTTTGCCCTACTTGTCGGCGTTAGGCTTGCGTGTATCGTTTTTCTTCGCGGTTTCGCGGGCGTTCTCTCGGCGCACGCGGGCGTTCTCTCGGCGCACGCGGCGTTCGACCGTCGCTCGTCGCGCGCCCGTTTGCCTATGGCAAACTCACGCGCCCGCCTTATGCGTAATTTAGTAATTTTGTATATTGACAAGGCTATTTGTAGGTGTTACAATGATAATGCGGTATTTTTCGCTCTTTTTCGTTTGTGTGTGCCACCGTACACCGAGCGGACGTGGCCCGAATTGCCCAAGGCGCTACGCGCGTGAGTGCGAGCGCCGTGCGCGTCAATATGCGCGCTACGAGGAGTTGTGTATGAAAAGATTGCTTGTGCTTGCTTTGATTTGCGTGTTTTTCATGGGCGCGTGCTGTTTGACCGCTTGCGGCAACAAGTCGTTTACCGTTCGGTTCGATCCCAATTACGAAGGGGCCGAGGTCGTCGAGGTGGTCGTTGCCAAGGACGATTTGGGCAAGGTGCCCGTCCTCACCCGCGAGGGCTACTATTTCGACGGCTGGTTTACGGACAAGGAATGCACGTCCCCGGCAGGCATTTCCGCCGGCGGCACGGTCATCGGCACCAACAACACCTACTACGCCAAGTGGTCGCCCAACCAACCCGACGCGGGTGGTCAATCTTCGACGGGCAACGATGCGGGCGACAATAATCAAACCCCCAACGAAAACGATAACGGAAATAGCGGCGATAGCGGCGATAACGGCGGCTCGGGCACCACGCCCGTCAACCCCGATCAAGGCCAGGGTGAACAAGAGCAGGGCGGCACCGAGGAGCCTTCGGTGACCTTGACGTCCATCTCCGCCACCTATGCGGGCGCGGTCAAGCGCGGCGCGGCCTTAGATAAGGCCGCCGTCACTGTCACGGCCACCTATTCGGACGGTAGCGAGAAAGTCGTCACCGCCTACGCGTTGTCGCAGGACTACGCCGCGATGAACGACGAGCATTCGGTCACGGTCCGCTACCAAGAGGGCGCGGTAGCCAAGGAATGCACGATGACCTACGAGATCGTCGCGGACGCGTACGCCCCCGCCGAGGACGGCAACGTCTATTTCACCAACATCAAAGGTTGGGACGCCGTCTACGCCTACGCCTGGTCGGGCGACGGCGAGAGCGCAACGAGCAATGCCGCGTGGCCGGGCGAAGCGTGCGCGTTCGTCGCCACCAACGAGTTCGCGCAGGCCGTTTACGCCTACGATTTGACGGGCAAATCTTTCGAGAAGATCATCTTCAACAACAGAGGTCAAGGAGAACAAACGGTGGATATCACGCTGACCGCAGACGTCAACGGTTACTATCCCACCGACAAGCAGGGAGATAAATACGACGTGAGCCCCTATCAAGACAAATACGTGGGCGCCGCGCTCGGCACCGTCACCGCGCACGAATTTACGGGTGTGGGCACTTGGGCCAAGGACGGCGTCAAGAAAGTGCATATCTACACCCCCGCAGGGTACGACGCCGCCGACACCACCAAGCAATACAAGGTGCTGTATATGTTCGACGGGCAAAACCTCTTCGACCGCTACGACGTGGAGGGTGGTAGCGCCACCCGTTGGGGCGTCAACACGGCTTTGGCCGTGGCGGGCGTGGATTGTATCGTGGTCGGCGTGGACAACGGCGAGGATACGGACGGCCTCAATATGCATTGGCGCGACAAGCAGTTGACGATGGCCGAGGATAGTTTCGGCTCCTTGTCCTCGTTGACGCGGGCGGGCGGCAACGACGAGACCGCCTACTACCAAAATGGTACGCTGGATTTGTTGGGCGATTTCATTCGCAATACGCTCATTCCCTATATCAATGCGAATTACAACGTCTATACGGGGCGCGAGGACACCCTCATCGCGGGCAGCAGTTCGGGCGGCCTGGCGGCCTTCTATTTGGGGTTGCGCGATAGCGACCTCTATTCGGTCGTGGGTGCGTTCTCTCCCGCCACCGCGTTGTTCGACCTCACCACGTGGCAGGCGTTCCTCGCCCGCGACGAGCAGGTGGCGGCGCGCGCCTATCCGCAGGCAATGTTCGTCTACTGCGGCCATGGCGAAGGCTCGGACGACTTGGAAAACGCGCTCTACGACTATGGCGAGACGGCGGGCGCCGTCAAGTTGGAAGCCTTGCTCCGTGCGGTCGGCTACGACGAGTTCGGTCGCGTCGGCACTTCGTTTACCGTGGGTGCTGTGCACAACGAGGGCGCATGGCGCGCGGCGTTTAAGACGTTCATCGACTTTGCGTTCTGACGAATGCGTAAACTAATTAAAAGTCGCGCACACGCGCGCATTTATAATTTATAAGGAGAAATGTTATGAGTAGGAAGATTTGGACTGTTTTGACCGTCGTGTTGGTCGTCGCGTTGATCGCGGCTACCTTCGTCGGCTGTAAAGACAAGAACAATGGCAATGACAAAACCAACGTCGCCGACTACACCGTGACTCTTGACTACAACTATCAGGGCGCTACCGCCACCACCTTGACGGTGGCCGACGGCGACGCCATCAGCGAAGCGTTGTTGACCAATCCCACCCGCACGGGCTACACGTTCGGGGGGTGGTATCTGGACGCGGGGTGCCAGACGCCCCTTACCTTCGACAACGGCATGAGCCTTGTCGAAGTCACCAACGATATCACGCTCTACGCGAAGTGGGTGCAGGAGATATCCTTGGCGGCCATTTCGGCTGAATACGTGGGCGCCGCCAAATCCGTGGGCGACGCCATCACGGCCGCCGATTTTCGTGTGACCGCCACCTACACCGACGGCACCACCAAGGTGGTGACGGGCGTGCGTTTGGGCATTGAGACCGTGGAGAAAGTGGGTGCCAACGTCATCACCCTCACCTACGTGGAGAATGGCGTCACCAAGACGGCCACCGCCACCGTAGAGGGCAAGGCCCAATCCGGCGAGCCCACCGAGCCCACCTTGGTCGGCATCACCGCCGAGTACCGAGGCGCCGATCTCGAGGTAGGTACGGACGTCGCCAAGGCGGACGTCGTCGTCACCGCTTCCTATTCGGACCGGACGACCAAAGCCGTCACCGATTTCACCATCGGCACCTACGACAAGACCACCGCGGGCACCAAAACCGTCACAGTCACCTACGAGGGCAAGACGGCCACCTTCCAAGTGACCTACGTCGCGCAAGAAACGCCCGGAGAGCCCACGATGGTGTCCGTCTCTTTCGCCTACAACGGTGGCCAAATCACCGTAGGTGACGACGTCGACGTTTCTATGATTACGGCCACCGCAACCTATTCGGACGGCACGACCAAAATTGTCGTCGTCGACACCCAATATACCTTGGGCGCCTACGACAAAACGACCGCCGGCACTAAGACTATCGACGTCTATCTCAGCACCGAGAAAATGGGCACCCTTCAGGTGACCTACGTCGCGCAAGAAACGCCCGGCGAGCCCACCTTAGTCGGCATTGCGGCCGAGTATAAGGGCGCCGATCTCGAGGTGGGCACGGAGGTCGCCAAATCGGACGTCACCGTCACCGCTTCCTATTCGGACGAATCGACCAAAGCCGTCACCGATTTTACCTTGGGCACCTACGACAAGACCACCGCGGGCACTAAGACCATCACCGTCACCTACGAGGGCAAGACCGACGCTATCGAGGTCACCTTCGTCGAGCCTTCCGTCCAAACCCGCGTCCCCGTGTACTTCTACAACGGCAACGGGTGGGACACCGTCAACGCCTACGGCTTTGACCTCGCGGGAGGCAAACATTTGGGCAAATGGGGCGGTGCCGGCATGACCAACGAAGAGGACGGTTGGTTCTCCGTTCTCGCGCCCGCGGGTACCTATTATATCATCTTCAACAACGGCGCGGCGCAGAGCCGCATCTACGCCTTCGAGGGCGAGACCGCTTACTATGCGGGCGGCGTCGCTTACGCCAGCAAAGAAGCCTTCGACAATAGCCGCGTTACCTACGTCACCGAGGTGGGCGTCACCGCCTACGATATGGCGTTGGAAGAGGGACAATACGTCGCCAAGGGCGTTGAGATCGACGAGGATAGAGCGACCGACGTCCGCGTGTTCGTCAACGACAGCACCGTGCAATGCGCGGGTTACGAAAGCAAGGCGGGCATTTACAATATCTATCTCAAATACGAGAATGAGCAATGGACGGCGTGGTTCGTCGACGTGACCGAGACTCCCGCGTGGGAGGCCAGCGCCGAGAAGCGCACCGTCTACTTCACCAACAACCAAAACGACGAGGCCGTGTACGCCTACGTTTGGGTGGGCGAGGGCGACGACAAGCACGAACTCACCACCTGGAACGACAGAGAAGCGGCCAAATACGAGTACACCAACGACTATTCGCAAAAGGTGTACAGTTACAGCTTCTCTGTGTCCTACACCAACGTCGTCTTCACCTTCGGTGAAGAACAGACAGTTGACATCGACCTTACCTCGCTTGCCGAGGGCAAAGACGCCTACTATCCCGAAGAGAAACAAGAGGGCAAGTGGACCGTGGCGCAATGGACGCACGACGCCGTTGTCAAAGAACTGGTTTCCATTACCGCCACCTATACGGGCGGCAACGTGACCGTAGGTAGCGAGGTCGCTTTGTCCGACGTGACCGTCCAAGGTCACTACCTCGTCAACGGCGAGTCCGTAGAGGAGGCCATCGGCGCGGGCTTCGTCTTCGACGCCTATGATAACAGCACGGCGGGCGAGGTCGTCGTCACCGTGCGTTACGAGCAACTCACCGACACCATCACCGTGACCTTCGTCGAGGAAGAGGAAGAATGGACGCCGAGCGAAGAGAAGCGCACCGTCTATTTCACCAACAACAAAGGTTGGGGCGCGTTGAAAGCCTATATTTACAACGGCGCGGCCAACAAGGAATTGTCCGCTTGGCCGGGCGAGGATATGGAATACGTCACCGAGAACGAGATGGGCGAGACCGTTTATAGCGTCACCTTCTCGGTGTCCTACGATACCATCGTCTTCAATAGTGGCGACGTGCAGACCGTTGACGTCGCTTTGTCCGATCTCGAGGGCGACAACAACGCCTACTATATCGCGGGCGACAGCGCGGGCGAGAGCGGCTGGGCCGTCGGTCAATGGAAATACGTAGCGCCCACACCCAAGACCTTGGTCTCCATCGCCGCCGAATACACGGGCAGCGATGTGACCGTGGGCAAGAGCGTCTCCAAAGATGATATCACGGTTACGGCCACCTATTCGGACGAATCGACCGCCGCCGTGACCGACTTCGCCATCGGCGAGTACGATAACACTGCGGCCGGCAACGTCATCATCACCATTACCTACCAAGAGAAGACCGACACCATCACCGTGACCTTCGTCGAGGAAGAGGAAGAATGGACGGCCAGTGAAACCACGCGCACCATCTACTTCACCAAACCCAACGATTGGGCCAAAGCGTGCGCCTACGTTTGGGCGGTGGACGGCAAGGGCGAAACCCATGCCGAAGCCGCTTGGGGCACCAAGCAAATGACCTACGTCGAGGATAATCAATACGGCGAGAAGATTTACAGCTATACCTTCTCGGTGTCCTACACCCGTATCATTTTCCTCAACGGCAACGAGGGCAACGCCAACCAAACCGTGAATATCGACCTCACCGAGATAGGCGAGGGCAACGACCAATACTACCTCACCGCGCAAGTGGCCGAAGAGGGCGCGGACCAAGGCAAGTGGCTGGCCGCCGACACCAAATACGTGGCCTACGTTCCCAAGACTTTGGACCATATCACCGCGGTTTACGGCGGCGAGGATATCGAGGTAGACGGCGAGATCGCCTTGTCGGACGTCACCGTCACGGCGTTCTATTCGGACGAAACGTCCGAAGTGGTCACCGAGGATATCACCCTTGACTACGACTCGTCCGAAGTGGCGGAGAACGTCACCGTCACCGTGACCTACGGTGGCAAGACGACCACCTTCAAGATCAACGTGGTAGCCGCCACGCCCGAATGGACGGCCAGCGAAACCACGCGCACCGTCTACTTCACCA
It includes:
- a CDS encoding starch-binding protein, coding for MKRLLVLALICVFFMGACCLTACGNKSFTVRFDPNYEGAEVVEVVVAKDDLGKVPVLTREGYYFDGWFTDKECTSPAGISAGGTVIGTNNTYYAKWSPNQPDAGGQSSTGNDAGDNNQTPNENDNGNSGDSGDNGGSGTTPVNPDQGQGEQEQGGTEEPSVTLTSISATYAGAVKRGAALDKAAVTVTATYSDGSEKVVTAYALSQDYAAMNDEHSVTVRYQEGAVAKECTMTYEIVADAYAPAEDGNVYFTNIKGWDAVYAYAWSGDGESATSNAAWPGEACAFVATNEFAQAVYAYDLTGKSFEKIIFNNRGQGEQTVDITLTADVNGYYPTDKQGDKYDVSPYQDKYVGAALGTVTAHEFTGVGTWAKDGVKKVHIYTPAGYDAADTTKQYKVLYMFDGQNLFDRYDVEGGSATRWGVNTALAVAGVDCIVVGVDNGEDTDGLNMHWRDKQLTMAEDSFGSLSSLTRAGGNDETAYYQNGTLDLLGDFIRNTLIPYINANYNVYTGREDTLIAGSSSGGLAAFYLGLRDSDLYSVVGAFSPATALFDLTTWQAFLARDEQVAARAYPQAMFVYCGHGEGSDDLENALYDYGETAGAVKLEALLRAVGYDEFGRVGTSFTVGAVHNEGAWRAAFKTFIDFAF
- a CDS encoding starch-binding protein; the encoded protein is MSRKIWTVLTVVLVVALIAATFVGCKDKNNGNDKTNVADYTVTLDYNYQGATATTLTVADGDAISEALLTNPTRTGYTFGGWYLDAGCQTPLTFDNGMSLVEVTNDITLYAKWVQEISLAAISAEYVGAAKSVGDAITAADFRVTATYTDGTTKVVTGVRLGIETVEKVGANVITLTYVENGVTKTATATVEGKAQSGEPTEPTLVGITAEYRGADLEVGTDVAKADVVVTASYSDRTTKAVTDFTIGTYDKTTAGTKTVTVTYEGKTATFQVTYVAQETPGEPTMVSVSFAYNGGQITVGDDVDVSMITATATYSDGTTKIVVVDTQYTLGAYDKTTAGTKTIDVYLSTEKMGTLQVTYVAQETPGEPTLVGIAAEYKGADLEVGTEVAKSDVTVTASYSDESTKAVTDFTLGTYDKTTAGTKTITVTYEGKTDAIEVTFVEPSVQTRVPVYFYNGNGWDTVNAYGFDLAGGKHLGKWGGAGMTNEEDGWFSVLAPAGTYYIIFNNGAAQSRIYAFEGETAYYAGGVAYASKEAFDNSRVTYVTEVGVTAYDMALEEGQYVAKGVEIDEDRATDVRVFVNDSTVQCAGYESKAGIYNIYLKYENEQWTAWFVDVTETPAWEASAEKRTVYFTNNQNDEAVYAYVWVGEGDDKHELTTWNDREAAKYEYTNDYSQKVYSYSFSVSYTNVVFTFGEEQTVDIDLTSLAEGKDAYYPEEKQEGKWTVAQWTHDAVVKELVSITATYTGGNVTVGSEVALSDVTVQGHYLVNGESVEEAIGAGFVFDAYDNSTAGEVVVTVRYEQLTDTITVTFVEEEEEWTPSEEKRTVYFTNNKGWGALKAYIYNGAANKELSAWPGEDMEYVTENEMGETVYSVTFSVSYDTIVFNSGDVQTVDVALSDLEGDNNAYYIAGDSAGESGWAVGQWKYVAPTPKTLVSIAAEYTGSDVTVGKSVSKDDITVTATYSDESTAAVTDFAIGEYDNTAAGNVIITITYQEKTDTITVTFVEEEEEWTASETTRTIYFTKPNDWAKACAYVWAVDGKGETHAEAAWGTKQMTYVEDNQYGEKIYSYTFSVSYTRIIFLNGNEGNANQTVNIDLTEIGEGNDQYYLTAQVAEEGADQGKWLAADTKYVAYVPKTLDHITAVYGGEDIEVDGEIALSDVTVTAFYSDETSEVVTEDITLDYDSSEVAENVTVTVTYGGKTTTFKINVVAATPEWTASETTRTVYFTNNKGWGALKAYIYNGAANKELSAWPGEDMEYVTENEMGETVYSVTFS